Part of the Verrucomicrobiota bacterium genome is shown below.
GTTAGATTGCTCGGGTTAGATGATTATGAAAGTTATTTAAGCTATGTCCATGAAAATAAAGAAGAACTACATACCTTTATCAACCTAGTCACAACCCATGAAACGTACTTCTTTCGCACACCCCGAGTATGGAACTATTTCAATGATGCTTTTTGGCAAGATTGGATTGAATCAAAAAAAGCTACGCGGCTTCTGGCTTGGTCTGCAGCTTCATCTAGAGGAGAGGAGGCTTACAGCCTGAGCATTATTCTACAAAGCGTTAAAGATCAGACTCCTTCTTTTCAGTACAGGGTTGTTGGTTCCGATGTTTCTAGCAAAATTTTAAATGTAGCCAAAAAAGGAAAATATTTAGGCCGGTCCATAGAGCGGTTCCGAAACTCTAAACCAGAGCTATTTACTAAATATATGGTTGGAGATGATCAAGAGGGTTATAGTGTATTGCCTCATATTAAAGAAAATG
Proteins encoded:
- a CDS encoding protein-glutamate O-methyltransferase CheR, whose amino-acid sequence is MITLELDDCLSDSTFEEYAKFIYKLTGVNIGPDRKKMLVSRISKQVRLLGLDDYESYLSYVHENKEELHTFINLVTTHETYFFRTPRVWNYFNDAFWQDWIESKKATRLLAWSAASSRGEEAYSLSIILQSVKDQTPSFQYRVVGSDVSSKILNVAKKGKYLGRSIERFRNSKPELFTKYMVGDDQEGYSVLPHIKENVSFRAHNLFQPFNASEKFHLIFLRNVLIYFTKKDQEIVLANIRKSLSDEGLLIIGESESLAQIHSEFELVSPLIYRPVSIGED